One window of Siniperca chuatsi isolate FFG_IHB_CAS linkage group LG19, ASM2008510v1, whole genome shotgun sequence genomic DNA carries:
- the klhl15 gene encoding kelch-like protein 15 isoform X1, translating to MSEGARAAWSKRGCGDSHRREPGKHKHRKCERPLSAQPSKPVIVRPGSKRCVMSGADVEVYLSQVHDGSVSSGFRALYEERLLLDVTLLIEEHHFQAHKALLATQSDYFRVMFTADMRERDQDKIHMKGLTAAGFGHILRFMYYGSLELSMPTVQEILQAAMYVQLTEAVEFCCSFLLAKICLENCAEVMRLLEDFSVGVEGVQEQLDNFLLDNFVPLMSRPDFLSYLSLERLQAYLNSDALSRFPEIELYEAVQGWLRHDRRRWRHTDTIVQSIRFCLMTPANIFEKVKTSEFYRYSRQLRQEVDQALSYFHDVNQQPLVETRSNRIRSVRPQTAVFRGMIGHSMVNSKILLLQRPKVWWELEGPQVPLRPDCLAIVNNFAFLLGGEELGPDGEFHASSKVYRYDPRQNSWLRMADMSVPRSEFAVGVIGKFIYAVAGRTRDETFYSTERYDITEDRWEFVDPYPVNKYGHEGTVLNGKLYITGGITSSSTSKQVCVFDPGREAGGGGGGGSSGGSDAHRTRVGRGPLLPGTHASCWENKSKMNYARCFHKMISHNGKLYVFGGVCVILRASFESQGCPSTEMYDPDTDEWTILASMPIGRSGHGVAVLDRQIMVLGGLCYNGHYSDSILTFDPDENKWKEDEYPRMPCKLDGLQVCSLHFPEYVLEHVRRCS from the exons ATGTCCGAAGGAGCCAGAGCTGCCTGGTCGAAGAGGGGTTGTGGGGATTCGCACCGCCGAG AACCAGGGAAACATAAACACAGGAAATGCGAGCGCCCCCTTAGCGCTCAGCCGTCAAAGCCTGTGATTGTTCGCCCAGGCTCCAAAAG GTGTGTTATGTCGGGGGCAGATGTGGAGGTGTACCTGTCCCAGGTGCACGATGGGAGTGTGTCGTCGGGCTTCCGGGCGCTGTACGAGGAGCGTCTGCTGCTGGATGTCACACTGTTGATAGAGGAGCACCACTTCCAG GCCCACAAGGCGCTTCTGGCCACCCAGAGCGACTACTTCCGGGTCATGTTCACAGCAGACATGAGGGAGAGGGACCAGGACAAGATCCACATGAAGGGGCTGACAGCCGCTGGGTTCGGCCACATTCTCCGATTCATGTACTACGGCTCACTGGAGCTCAGCATGCCCACCGTTCAAGAGATCCTTCAG GCGGCCATGTACGTCCAGCTGACGGAGGCGGTGGAGTTCTGCTGCTCCTTTCTGCTGGCCAAAATCTGTCTGGAGAACTGTGCCGAGGTCATGCGCCTCCTGGAGGACTTCAGCGTGGGCGTGGAGGGCGTCCAGGAACAGCTCGACAACTTCCTACTTGACAACTTTGTCCCCCTTATGAGCCGACCCGACTTCCTGTCCTACCTCAGCCTGGAGAGACTGCAg GCATACTTGAACAGCGATGCTCTGAGTCGCTTCCCAGAAATCGAGCTGTATGAAGCGGTCCAGGGGTGGTTGCGACACGACCGGCGGCGCTGGAGGCACACCGACACCATCGTGCAGTCCATCCGCTTCTGCCTCATGACTCCTGCCAACATCTTTGAGAAG GTGAAGACGTCAGAGTTTTACCGTTACTCCAGACAGCTGAGGCAGGAAGTAGATCAGGCGCTCAGCTACTTCCATGATGTCAACCAGCAGCCTCTGGTGGAGACGCGCTCCAACCGTATCCGCTCCGTCCGCCCGCAGACCGCTGTCTTCAGGGGAATGATCGGTCACAGTATGGTCAACAGCAAgatcctgctgctgcagcgccCAAAG GTGTGGTGGGAGCTGGAGGGACCTCAGGTACCGCTGCGACCGGACTGCCTGGCAATCGTTAACAACTTTGCTTTCCTGTTGGGGGGTGAGGAGCTGGGGCCTGACGGGGAGTTTCACGCCTCCTCCAAAGTCTACCGCTATGACCCTCGACAGAACTCATGGCTACGCATGGCTGACATGTCTGTGCCGAG GTCAGAGTTTGCCGTGGGCGTCATCGGCAAGTTTATTTACGCTGTGGCGGGCCGCACACGAGACGAGACCTTCTATTCCACAGAGCGCTATGACATCACAGAGGACCGCTGGGAGTTTGTGGACCCGTATCCTGTAAACAAGTACGGTCACGAGGGAACAGTGCTTAACGGTAAACTGTACATCACCGGCggcatcacctcctcctccacctccaaacaggtgtgtgttttcGATCCAGGGCGGGAGGcgggaggtgggggaggaggaggtagcTCAGGTGGCTCAGACGCACACAGGACACGCGTCGGCCGAGGCCCGCTGCTGCCCGGCACCCACGCCAGCTGCTGGGAGAACAAATCCAAAATGAACTACGCCCGTTGCTTCCACAAGATGATCTCTCACAACGGGAAGCTGTACGTGTTCGGAGGCGTGTGTGTGATCCTGCGGGCTTCCTTCGAGTCGCAGGGCTGCCCGTCCACCGAGATGTACGACCCGGACACTGACGAGTGGACCATCCTCGCCTCCATGCCAATTGGGCGCAGCGGCCACGGGGTGGCAGTGTTGGACAGGCAGATCATGGTGCTGGGCGGCCTGTGTTACAACGGCCACTACAGTGACTCCATCCTCACCTTCGACCCCGATGAAAACAAGTGGAAGGAGGACGAGTATCCCAGGATGCCTTGCAAACTGGACGGTCTGCAGGTGTGCAGTCTGCACTTCCCAGAGTATGTGCTAGAGCACGTCAGACGCTGCAGCTGA
- the klhl15 gene encoding kelch-like protein 15 isoform X2: protein MPVANQRCVMSGADVEVYLSQVHDGSVSSGFRALYEERLLLDVTLLIEEHHFQAHKALLATQSDYFRVMFTADMRERDQDKIHMKGLTAAGFGHILRFMYYGSLELSMPTVQEILQAAMYVQLTEAVEFCCSFLLAKICLENCAEVMRLLEDFSVGVEGVQEQLDNFLLDNFVPLMSRPDFLSYLSLERLQAYLNSDALSRFPEIELYEAVQGWLRHDRRRWRHTDTIVQSIRFCLMTPANIFEKVKTSEFYRYSRQLRQEVDQALSYFHDVNQQPLVETRSNRIRSVRPQTAVFRGMIGHSMVNSKILLLQRPKVWWELEGPQVPLRPDCLAIVNNFAFLLGGEELGPDGEFHASSKVYRYDPRQNSWLRMADMSVPRSEFAVGVIGKFIYAVAGRTRDETFYSTERYDITEDRWEFVDPYPVNKYGHEGTVLNGKLYITGGITSSSTSKQVCVFDPGREAGGGGGGGSSGGSDAHRTRVGRGPLLPGTHASCWENKSKMNYARCFHKMISHNGKLYVFGGVCVILRASFESQGCPSTEMYDPDTDEWTILASMPIGRSGHGVAVLDRQIMVLGGLCYNGHYSDSILTFDPDENKWKEDEYPRMPCKLDGLQVCSLHFPEYVLEHVRRCS, encoded by the exons ATGCCCGTGGCCAATCAGAG GTGTGTTATGTCGGGGGCAGATGTGGAGGTGTACCTGTCCCAGGTGCACGATGGGAGTGTGTCGTCGGGCTTCCGGGCGCTGTACGAGGAGCGTCTGCTGCTGGATGTCACACTGTTGATAGAGGAGCACCACTTCCAG GCCCACAAGGCGCTTCTGGCCACCCAGAGCGACTACTTCCGGGTCATGTTCACAGCAGACATGAGGGAGAGGGACCAGGACAAGATCCACATGAAGGGGCTGACAGCCGCTGGGTTCGGCCACATTCTCCGATTCATGTACTACGGCTCACTGGAGCTCAGCATGCCCACCGTTCAAGAGATCCTTCAG GCGGCCATGTACGTCCAGCTGACGGAGGCGGTGGAGTTCTGCTGCTCCTTTCTGCTGGCCAAAATCTGTCTGGAGAACTGTGCCGAGGTCATGCGCCTCCTGGAGGACTTCAGCGTGGGCGTGGAGGGCGTCCAGGAACAGCTCGACAACTTCCTACTTGACAACTTTGTCCCCCTTATGAGCCGACCCGACTTCCTGTCCTACCTCAGCCTGGAGAGACTGCAg GCATACTTGAACAGCGATGCTCTGAGTCGCTTCCCAGAAATCGAGCTGTATGAAGCGGTCCAGGGGTGGTTGCGACACGACCGGCGGCGCTGGAGGCACACCGACACCATCGTGCAGTCCATCCGCTTCTGCCTCATGACTCCTGCCAACATCTTTGAGAAG GTGAAGACGTCAGAGTTTTACCGTTACTCCAGACAGCTGAGGCAGGAAGTAGATCAGGCGCTCAGCTACTTCCATGATGTCAACCAGCAGCCTCTGGTGGAGACGCGCTCCAACCGTATCCGCTCCGTCCGCCCGCAGACCGCTGTCTTCAGGGGAATGATCGGTCACAGTATGGTCAACAGCAAgatcctgctgctgcagcgccCAAAG GTGTGGTGGGAGCTGGAGGGACCTCAGGTACCGCTGCGACCGGACTGCCTGGCAATCGTTAACAACTTTGCTTTCCTGTTGGGGGGTGAGGAGCTGGGGCCTGACGGGGAGTTTCACGCCTCCTCCAAAGTCTACCGCTATGACCCTCGACAGAACTCATGGCTACGCATGGCTGACATGTCTGTGCCGAG GTCAGAGTTTGCCGTGGGCGTCATCGGCAAGTTTATTTACGCTGTGGCGGGCCGCACACGAGACGAGACCTTCTATTCCACAGAGCGCTATGACATCACAGAGGACCGCTGGGAGTTTGTGGACCCGTATCCTGTAAACAAGTACGGTCACGAGGGAACAGTGCTTAACGGTAAACTGTACATCACCGGCggcatcacctcctcctccacctccaaacaggtgtgtgttttcGATCCAGGGCGGGAGGcgggaggtgggggaggaggaggtagcTCAGGTGGCTCAGACGCACACAGGACACGCGTCGGCCGAGGCCCGCTGCTGCCCGGCACCCACGCCAGCTGCTGGGAGAACAAATCCAAAATGAACTACGCCCGTTGCTTCCACAAGATGATCTCTCACAACGGGAAGCTGTACGTGTTCGGAGGCGTGTGTGTGATCCTGCGGGCTTCCTTCGAGTCGCAGGGCTGCCCGTCCACCGAGATGTACGACCCGGACACTGACGAGTGGACCATCCTCGCCTCCATGCCAATTGGGCGCAGCGGCCACGGGGTGGCAGTGTTGGACAGGCAGATCATGGTGCTGGGCGGCCTGTGTTACAACGGCCACTACAGTGACTCCATCCTCACCTTCGACCCCGATGAAAACAAGTGGAAGGAGGACGAGTATCCCAGGATGCCTTGCAAACTGGACGGTCTGCAGGTGTGCAGTCTGCACTTCCCAGAGTATGTGCTAGAGCACGTCAGACGCTGCAGCTGA